A window of the Lactuca sativa cultivar Salinas chromosome 7, Lsat_Salinas_v11, whole genome shotgun sequence genome harbors these coding sequences:
- the LOC111889290 gene encoding protein FLX-like 4 codes for MGSRGHGPPYGGRSTTETPGMMRHGHGSYSLSHTIDPLPHHHHPERGGGGGGDNKLVAQSSEIERLAGDNKRLATTHLALHQDLVATQQEIQKLRAHIGSIQTESDIQVRILLEKIAKMEVHIRAGEDVKKDLQKAHNEARALVATRQELIGQIEQVTKEFEKVHADVDKLPEMQGELDGLRLEHQKLRSTFEHEKRKNTEKVAQMEIMEKDLVRMAREVEKLRAEVLNADKIPHANVYGGPYMNPEIYPPPPRMHSGGYVDGYGNHHHHHVPMGGGVAGEGMISYGGVHHGPAGPGPGGYPQWGGPQMVPYGGVHHGPAGPGGNPQWKGPPYDNSYSRT; via the exons ATGGGTTCAAGAGGACATGGACCACCCTATGGAGGGAGGTCAACCACTGAAACACCTGGAATGATGCGCCATGGACATGGTTCATACTCCTTGAGCCACACCATAGATCCACTGCCACACCACCACCACCCTGagcgtggtggtggtggtggaggagacAACAAACTGGTGGCTCAGTCATCTGAAATAGAAAGACTTGCTGGAGACAACAAAAGACTTGCAACTACTCATTTGGCTTTACACCAAGATTTAGTTGCCACTCAACAAGAAATACAAAAACTTAGGGCCCACATTGGAAGCATCCAGACTGAAAGTGACATTCAG GTTCGTATTTTGTTGgagaaaattgcaaaaatggaaGTTCATATAAGGGCTGGTGAGGATGTGAAGAAGGATCTTCAGAAGGCTCATAATGAGGCTAGGGCTTTGGTGGCAACTAGACAGGAGTTGATTGGTCAAATTGAACAGGTCACTAAAGAATTTGAAAAAGTCCATGCTGACGTGGACAAACTTCCAGAAATGCAAGGTGAACTTGATGGATTGAGGCTTGAACACCAGAAGTTAAG GTCAACATTTGagcatgaaaaaagaaaaaacacaGAAAAAGTGGCACAAATGGAAATTATGGAGAAAGACCTTGTGAGGATGGCAAGAGAGGTGGAAAAATTACGAGCCGAGGTTTTGAACGCCGATAAAATCCCACATG CAAATGTGTATGGTGGGCCCTACATGAACCCGGAGATATACCCTCCGCCACCTCGTATGCATAGTGGCGGCTATGTTGATGGGTATGgaaaccatcatcatcatcatgtccCGATGGGTGGTGGTGTTGCTGGTGAAGGAATGATTTCTTATGGTGGAGTTCATCATGGACCAGCTGGTCCTGGTCCAGGTGGCTATCCACAATGGGGGGGACCACAGATGGTCCCCTATGGTGGAGTCCACCACGGACCAGCTGGTCCAGGTGGCAATCCACAATGGAAAGGACCACCATATGATAACTCTTATTCTAGGACTTGA